Sequence from the Pirellulales bacterium genome:
TGCCGTCGGTAAACGATCGCCGGGACCGAAGAGCAATCACCGACGCCATCCGCGTCATTCACGGTTGCTCGGAACTCACATAGCCGCCGTCTCGCTGAGCCCCTGAACAACCGTTTTGCAGAGCAGGCCGAGGACCGACGATGCCCGACTACCCCTTGATGAACCAGGCGCTCTACGAGGGACAGGCTCCGCAGATTGAAGCGATGACCCGCGCGGCGCTCAACGAGGGTCGCGGCCCTCACGAGGTGCTCCAGGAGGGACTCATCGCAGGCATGAGCGTCGTCGGTGAGGATTTCAAGCATAATCGGCTCTATGTACCCCAAGTGCTGGTGGCCGCACGAGCCATGAAAGCCGGGATGGGGGTTCTTAAGCCCCTGTTGTCCGCCGGCGGCGAATCGAGGTCTCTCGGGACCGTCGTTATGGGGACCGTCAAAGGGGACCTCCACGACATCGGCAAGAACCTTGTCTGCATGATGGCCGAAGGGGCGGGGTTCACCATTGTCGACCTCGGGGTCGACCAGTCGGCCGAAAAGTTCATCGCCGCGGTCCGCGAGTACGACGCGGGAATCGTCGGCATGAGCGCTCTGCTGACCACGACCATGCCCTACATGAAGGTGGTCGTCGACGCCCTCAAGAACGCGGGCCTCGAACACGTGAAGGTCTGCGTCGGCGGCGCGCCGGTCAGCGAGATGTTCGCCGAAGAAATTGGCGCCGACGGCTATGGCGCCGACGCCCCCCGAGCGGTCGAACTGTTCAAAGAGTTGTATCCTGTGGCCGTGTGACGGCCCCTTGACCGGTTCGGCTTACTTCCCCAAGCAATCCGAAATCATCGTGGCGGCACAAGTCGACCTTAATGCGCAGTCATGCTCGGCCGAGGAGGGCGAGTCGCTGTTCGCATGCGCCGAACGCCTCGGCGTGCGAGTGCCGACTTCGTGTTACATGAACGGCAAATGCCGGGAGTGTCTCGTCGAAGTCGTCGCGGGAGGAGAGTCGCTCTCGCCGCCGACAGCCAGCGAGGCGCACCTCCGCGACGGCTTTCGCTTGGCATGTCAGGCCCGCGTTGCGGCTCCGGACGCGACGATCCGTTGCCGCACGCTTCGCCGCGGGACGATGCGAATTGAGCACTCCGCCGCGACGGGCTTCGCCGGCGCCGGCGCGGCGTCGCTCGACCCCGCGGTCACTCGCGTCGCCAAGCAGGTGCTGCTCGACGGCCGCCCCCTGACGCAGGCCAGCGGACCGCTGTTAGGCTTGGCGATCGACGTGGGGACGACCACGGTCGTCGTCCGGTTGGTCGATCTCGAGACCGGCGTGATCCGTGCCGTGCAATCGTTCGAGAACCCGCAGCGCTTCGCGGGGAGCGACGTTATGGCCCGCATCCGCTACGACGGCGAGAACCGCGGCCGGCTGCTGCAGCGGACCCTGCTGGCTTACCTGGGGCACGCGATCGAAGAATTTGATTGCGACCCGGCCGCCATCTACGAGGCAATCGTCGTCGGCAACACGACGATGCGCGATCTCGTGTTCGGACTCGACGTTCAGTCCGTCGGCCAGCGGCCCTATCGCTCGCTGACTGAGCACGAACTCGCCGAAGGCCGCAGGACGTCGACGACGCTGTTCGCCACGGGCAAGGACCTGCGGCTGCCGATCCACCCGCAGGCGCACGTCGTCGGATTGCCGATCGTGGGGGGGCATGTTGGGGCCGACGCGGCGGCGTGCTTGCTGGCGGTCGGATTGCTCGACGAGGACCGCACCGTTGCCGTGATGGACGTGGGAACGAACACGGAACTGGTGGTCGGCAATTCCCGCCGGCTGCTCGCCGCCTCGTGCCCCGCGGGGCCGGCGTTCGAGGGAGGCGCCATCGCCTGCGGCATGCCGGCTCTCGACGGGGCGATCGAATCGATCCGCCTCTCGGCCGACGGCGTCCCGTCGCTGCGAACCATCGGCGACGCGCCCCCCGAGGGAATCTGCGGCTCGGGGCTCATCGCCGCACTCAGCGAGCTGCTGCGCACCGAGCGGATCGATCGCTTCGGCCGGTTCGTCAACGGCGATCACTGCTTCGTGTTCGACGAGGCCCGGAACGTGTATCTCGCCGAGTCCGACGTCAGCGAGTTGGCCCAAGCCAAGGGCGCCAACGCCGCGGGCCTGCAGATCGTTCTCAAGCGGTACGGCATCGGACTGGCCGGACTCGATCGGTTCTACCTTGCCGGCGGTTTCGCCCGGCATATCGACGTCGACGCCGCGCGGCGGATCGGGCTCATTCCTAACATGCCCGACGACCGAATCGTCCAGATCGGCAATGCGGCAATCGAGGGGGCGACCTTGGCTCTCTGCTCCATGAGCGCCCGACGTCGCCTGGAACAGTGCGTCGCGCAGATCGAGCACGTGGAACTCGAAACCGATCCGGATTTCTTCGATCGCTTCGTCGACGGCTGCCAACTGGCGCCGCTTGAGCAACTGACGCCCGCTCCATGACCCAAGTCCTCCGCTTACGACCGACGCCCGCATGGCAGGCCCTCGATACGACCGAGGACCCGCCCGCGGAGTTGGTGCGCCGTCACCTGGGCGTCCCGAGCGAGGCCGAATGGGAAACTCGGTTCGACGAGTTGCTCGAGCGCACCCGCCGCTGGTATCGCGCCAACGCTCGGCCCTGGGCGATCCTGCGGCGTCGGCCCGTCGTGCGGATCGACGACCCCGCGATCCGTCTCGACGCCGAGCATGTGCTGACAAGTGCGACGCTCGCACGGAGTTTCTCCCGCGGCGGGGTCGACGAGGTCGTTTTGTTCGGCGCCACTGCCGGCGCCGAGGTCGATCGTCGACTCGCCGACATGTGGCAAGCAGGTCGCCCCGACGAGGCGATGTTCCTGAACGCCTGGGCGATCGCCGTTGTGGAGCACCAGCGGGCACAGGCCGAGCAGCTTGTGCGATCGGAGGCCGCCCGCCAGGGGCGCGTGGCGCTCCCCCGCTACTGTCCCGGCTATCCCGGGTGGGAGCTGGCCGATCAAGCGGCGCTCTTTACCGCAATGTGCGACGGCGACGCTCGCGACCATCACGTTCCGATCGAAGTCCTCCCCTCCGGCGGCCTGACCCCGGCCAAGTCGACCCTGGCGGCGTTTGGCGTCGCTCCAGCGACTGCGACGGGCCAAACCCTGGACTGCGTGCGGGACTTCGCGATCCAAGTCGATCGGCCAACCGCCGCAATGCAGCCGCCGCCGGCGTACGCGTTCCCTCTCAAAACGCTCTCTCTGTGGCGCACCAAGCGGCTGACGATCACCGGGGGCGGTTCTGCTGGCGACTCCGGACGCTCCGTCGCCGCCGTGTTTCGCTTCGACGGCTCGACCTGCACGAACATGGGCGTGCCGCTGGCGTTCGAGTACCGCGTCGAATTGCAGCGAGAGCTCGGCGGCGCCTATCGCATCGTCGGTTGCGACTGCGCCCCCGCAGCCGATCGCCCCGGGTATCAGTCGATGTGCCGCTACCTCGACGCTCCCCGACAGTACATGGACGAATTGGCCGCCTATCGTCCGCTCGTGGGAAGCCTTCTCGACGAAGCCCTCGCCTGGAACCCGCCCACGAGTCCTGCGGGGTGCCTTTGCTCGCAGGCCAGCCAGGATCACAAGTGGCGAGCCGTGTTTCACACCATTCACTTTGCACTCAACGGCCATGAGCAACCGATTGCTTGAAGCGATCCGCACGCGCACCTTGCTGGGGGACGGTGCCATGGGGACCCAACTCCAACTCGCGGGGCTTGAACCCGGGGGCTGCGGCGAGGCCTGGAACGTGCACCACCCGGAACGCGTGCTCGAGATCCAGCGCCGCTATGTCTCCGCAGGATCCGACTGCCTCATCACCAACACCTTCGGCGGGTCGCGGATCATGCTCGCCCGCCACGGTCATGTCGACCTCGTCGCCGAGATCAACGCCGCCGGGGCGCGGATCGCCCGCGAGGCGTTCGGTGCCCGCGAGGGCTTCGTCATTGGCGACATCGGCCCCTTTGGCGGGCTCATGGAACCGTACGGCGAGGTCAAGGAGCAGGAGGTCCGCGACGCGTTCCGCGAACAGGCCGACGCGCTGGTCGCGGCCGGGGTCGACGCAATCATCATCGAGACGCAGACCGCGTTCGAGGAACTGGGCGTCGGAATCGAGGCAGCCAAGGCAGCGGGCGCCACGTGCGTCATCGGCTCGATGGCGTACGACGTCACGCTCGATCGTTCCGAAATCCGCACCATGATGGGGATCTCGCCCGAGGAAGCGGCCCAGTTTATGGAGCAGGCGGGCGCCGACGTCGTGGCGATCAATTGCGGCGCGGGGATCGACGCTCGCTGGGCGACCCGCGCCGTCGAAACGTACCGCCGCGTCTGCAAACTTCCGACGATGGCCCAGCCCAACGCGGGGACCCCCGAGCTCGTCGACATGCAGGTCGTCTACCGCCAGACCCCCGAGCAAATGGCCGCCGATCTGCCGGCGCTGCTCGACGCGGGCGCCAACATCGTCGGCGGCTGCTGCGGCAGCACGCCCGACCATATTCGCCGGTTCCGAGAAATCATCGACGCACGATCGTGACAGGCGGCGGTCAGCAATTCGTCCTCAGGCGCCCGTGCGGAGAACAACTATGAAGTACCAACTTGTCGCCGAAAACGTCGCGGCTGAGGCGCTGCTCCCTCCCGCTGCGGCGGACGGTTCTGGGATCGGCGTCAACTATTGCGACGCCTATGTCAAGCCGCTGAACATGACCATCGACGGCGGACCACAGGTTGCTTGCAAACGCAAGGGGCTCAAGATCATCCTCACGGTCGGCGCGCGGACCGGGGAAGCGATCATGCGCCGGGCCGACCACGGCCCCGACCCGCGAAACATTCTTCGCCACGCACTTGAAGCCGCGGCTGCGGCGGCAGGGGCGCGGATCGGCGTCGAAGACGGCGTGGTCTGGTTGGAAGTCTGAAGGACTCGCTCGCGCTGCTTCGGAGCCAGGACGATGACCCGCTTGCGAACGAATCTCAAGCCTTCTTCAGGCCCGGGCCCCCGGTTCGTTGTCGTCGTGCTGGCGATTCTCGGCCCGACAGGACTCGTCGGCCGTGCCGCCGACGGCGCGGAGCCGCTCGTCGCTCGGGCGCGGCTCGTGGGGGACTTGTTCCACGACAATCCGTTCCGCATCACCGGTCAAGACGCCGCGACCAGCCTCGTCCTGCCGGACGGCGACGCCCTGTGGACGTTCGGCGATACGATCGAGGGCCCGTTCAACTCGATCCGCAACCTCGACCTGCGCGACAAGCTGTCGAACACGGCCGCAATCGTTCCGCCGCAGAATGCGAAGCACGGCTTGCCGCGGTATCGCTTTCTGACCGCCCCCGATGACCGCCGCTCGCGGCAGATCCTCCCCTTTCGCTCCGACGAGGATCCCGGTCAGTCGCGCATCTGGCCAATGCACGGGCTCTGCACGGGGGAGCATGTCTACCTCTTCTACCACCGCATCTCGCTCAAGCCAGGGGTCGACGTGTTCGACGACTTCACGCTCGACGGCATGGGCCTCGCCCGGGCGAAACTCGGTGAGTTCGCCTTCGAACGACTGACCGCTCCCGACGGATCACTGGAATTCTGGAAGGGAGACCAGCCCGGGTTCGGCGTGTTCGTCGTCGAGCACGAGGGATACGCCTACTTGTGGGGCTCGCAGATGACCGGCATGTTTCTGGCCCGGACGAGGCCCGAATCCGTCGAGGACCTTGCCCGCTACGAATATCTCGTTGACGCCCCGACGGACGCCCGCCCCGACGTGAGGCCGCGGTGGTCGAAAACCTTCCAACCCTCGGCCCCGCTCTTCGACAGCGTGCCGAACGAGATGTCGGCTTCCTACAACGCCCATCTAGGCCGGTTCGTCGCGGTCCACACCCGAATGCGCGAGAATGAAATCGTCGTCCGCACCGCCCCGCAGTTGACCGGCCCGTGGAGCGCAGGCGAAGTCGCGTTTCGCCCCGAGCGCAGCAGCGACGCCGACCTGTTTTATGCCGCGAAAGAGCACCCGGAACTGGCGATCGACGGGGGCCGCGTCATTTACGTCTCGTTCGTCAACTCCGCGACCTATGTCCCGCAACTCGTGGAAGTGGAGTTCCGCCCCTGAGCTGCCGGCATGCGCACCCCCGCGTCGCGGTCTTCCTCACGTGCGAACATACGCCTTGATCGTGGCGCACTCGCTCCCGACGGCTGCCCCGTAGGGACGGATTGTATAGCGCCCCACGGCGGCGGGCACGATGAACGTCTCGGCATAGTGCACGACCAGCGGGGGAAACTCCCCGGCGGGACTTTCGACGATCGCCTCCGCCCCCTCGACGAGGTTGAGCACGTTCACGCCCCCCCCCGTCTCGTGCTCCACCGGCGCTGTGAACCAGTGGCGACGGGTCTCAATAAACTCGCTCTCGTGAAGCCCGGTCCGCTCCTCGCGCCACCCCGGGCCTGCGGCCAAGGGCTCAATGCGATTCACCAGATTCGATTCGACCCACCCCGTCGTGCGATCCCACTGGACGTTCTGCAGGGCATGATCGAGATGCACCGGCCGCGGCCGGCCGTCGAGTCCCAGCCGTCCCCAGTCCCACATTTTGAAGGTGAAGATGTACGGCGTGGCGCTGATTTCCAAAACCATGCCGTTTTTTCCCGAGCAGTGGACCGTCCCCGCGGGGATGAGAAAGTGGTCGTGCTTCCGGGCCGGCCGCTGATTGACGTACGACTCCGCAGGAAACGGACGATCGGCCGAGCGTTGCGCCTCGCGGAGGTCGCGAATCATCGCCTCGGGGTCGATCCCCTCGCGCAGCCCGAGGAACACGGTCGCATCGTCGCCCGCGTCGAGCATGTAGTAACTCTCGTCCTGCGTGTACTGCAGGCCGAAGGTCCGGCGGATGTACTCCGTGAGCGGGTGAACCTGGAAACTGAGATGCCCCCCCTCCATCGTGTCGAGGAAGTCGAAC
This genomic interval carries:
- a CDS encoding corrinoid protein; the protein is MPDYPLMNQALYEGQAPQIEAMTRAALNEGRGPHEVLQEGLIAGMSVVGEDFKHNRLYVPQVLVAARAMKAGMGVLKPLLSAGGESRSLGTVVMGTVKGDLHDIGKNLVCMMAEGAGFTIVDLGVDQSAEKFIAAVREYDAGIVGMSALLTTTMPYMKVVVDALKNAGLEHVKVCVGGAPVSEMFAEEIGADGYGADAPRAVELFKELYPVAV
- a CDS encoding DUF4445 domain-containing protein, whose protein sequence is MTGSAYFPKQSEIIVAAQVDLNAQSCSAEEGESLFACAERLGVRVPTSCYMNGKCRECLVEVVAGGESLSPPTASEAHLRDGFRLACQARVAAPDATIRCRTLRRGTMRIEHSAATGFAGAGAASLDPAVTRVAKQVLLDGRPLTQASGPLLGLAIDVGTTTVVVRLVDLETGVIRAVQSFENPQRFAGSDVMARIRYDGENRGRLLQRTLLAYLGHAIEEFDCDPAAIYEAIVVGNTTMRDLVFGLDVQSVGQRPYRSLTEHELAEGRRTSTTLFATGKDLRLPIHPQAHVVGLPIVGGHVGADAAACLLAVGLLDEDRTVAVMDVGTNTELVVGNSRRLLAASCPAGPAFEGGAIACGMPALDGAIESIRLSADGVPSLRTIGDAPPEGICGSGLIAALSELLRTERIDRFGRFVNGDHCFVFDEARNVYLAESDVSELAQAKGANAAGLQIVLKRYGIGLAGLDRFYLAGGFARHIDVDAARRIGLIPNMPDDRIVQIGNAAIEGATLALCSMSARRRLEQCVAQIEHVELETDPDFFDRFVDGCQLAPLEQLTPAP
- a CDS encoding homocysteine S-methyltransferase family protein, which translates into the protein MSNRLLEAIRTRTLLGDGAMGTQLQLAGLEPGGCGEAWNVHHPERVLEIQRRYVSAGSDCLITNTFGGSRIMLARHGHVDLVAEINAAGARIAREAFGAREGFVIGDIGPFGGLMEPYGEVKEQEVRDAFREQADALVAAGVDAIIIETQTAFEELGVGIEAAKAAGATCVIGSMAYDVTLDRSEIRTMMGISPEEAAQFMEQAGADVVAINCGAGIDARWATRAVETYRRVCKLPTMAQPNAGTPELVDMQVVYRQTPEQMAADLPALLDAGANIVGGCCGSTPDHIRRFREIIDARS
- a CDS encoding DUF4185 domain-containing protein codes for the protein MTRLRTNLKPSSGPGPRFVVVVLAILGPTGLVGRAADGAEPLVARARLVGDLFHDNPFRITGQDAATSLVLPDGDALWTFGDTIEGPFNSIRNLDLRDKLSNTAAIVPPQNAKHGLPRYRFLTAPDDRRSRQILPFRSDEDPGQSRIWPMHGLCTGEHVYLFYHRISLKPGVDVFDDFTLDGMGLARAKLGEFAFERLTAPDGSLEFWKGDQPGFGVFVVEHEGYAYLWGSQMTGMFLARTRPESVEDLARYEYLVDAPTDARPDVRPRWSKTFQPSAPLFDSVPNEMSASYNAHLGRFVAVHTRMRENEIVVRTAPQLTGPWSAGEVAFRPERSSDADLFYAAKEHPELAIDGGRVIYVSFVNSATYVPQLVEVEFRP